From a region of the Lactuca sativa cultivar Salinas chromosome 4, Lsat_Salinas_v11, whole genome shotgun sequence genome:
- the LOC111886855 gene encoding GDSL esterase/lipase At1g29670 encodes MTSEQKKWLVMHVIAIIFALKMVSFGVNGDPQVPCYFIFGDSLVDNGNNNGIASLARANYLPYGIDFPSGPTGRFSNGRTVVDTVAELLGFDDYIPPYANVRGEAILGGVNYASAAAGIRDETGQQLGARISFGGQVNNYKNTVSQVVDILGDEDSAANYLRQCIYSVGLGSNDYLNNYFMPNYYQTSRQFTPEQYASVLIQQYSQLVRELYNYGARKLVLNGIGQIGCSPNALAQNSPDGTTCVAKINSANQIFNNQLRSLVDTFNRELTDAKFIYINNYGIFQSLISSPQSYGFTVTNAGCCGVGKNNGQITCLPGQTPCQDRDAHLFWDAFHPTEAANVIVGRRSYNAQSASDAYPMDINRLAQL; translated from the exons ATGACAAGCGAGCAAAAGAAATGGTTGGTTATGCATGTAATTGCAATCATTTTTGCATTGAAAATGGTGTCTTTTGGGGTTAATGGTGATCCTCAAGTTCCATGTTACTTTATCTTTGGTGATTCTTTGGTGGATAATGGGAATAATAACGGAATCGCATCGTTGGCTAGAGCCAATTACTTGCCTTATGGCATTGATTTCCCAAGTGGCCCCACGGGAAGGTTTTCCAATGGAAGAACAGTAGTTGATACAGTTG CTGAGCTTCTGGGTTTCGATGATTATATTCCACCATATGCAAATGTTAGGGGCGAGGCCATACTTGGGGGTGTGAATTATGCATCGGCAGCAGCTGGAATCAGAGACGAAACTGGCCAACAATTG GGTGCTCGAATTAGCTTTGGTGGGCAGGTAAATAATTACAAAAATACAGTGTCACAAGTGGTGGATATACTTGGAGACGAAGATTCAGCAGCAAATTATCTTAGACAATGCATATATTCAGTTGGATTAGGAAGCAATGATTACCTTAATAACTATTTCATGCCTAATTACTACCAAACCAGCCGACAGTTTACACCCGAACAGTATGCCTCCGTACTCATTCAACAATATTCCCAGTTAGTAAGA GAATTGTATAACTACGGAGCAAGGAAACTTGTGTTGAACGGGATCGGACAGATTGGGTGTAGTCCAAATGCATTGGCTCAAAATAGTCCAGATGGGACTACATGTGTGGCCAAAATCAACTCCGCAAACCAGATCTTCAACAACCAACTCAGATCTCTTGTGGATACGTTTAACAGAGAACTAACAGATGCTAAATTCATCTATATCAACAATTATGGAATTTTCCAAAGCTTGATCAGTAGCCCTCAGTCTTATG GTTTCACCGTGACAAATGCTGGGTGCTGTGGAGTGGGAAAGAACAATGGCCAAATTACTTGTCTTCCTGGTCAAACACCTTGTCAAGATAGAGATGCGCATCTGTTTTGGGATGCTTTTCACCCTACTGAAGCTGCGAATGTGATTGTTGGGAGGAGATCTTACAATGCTCAGTCAGCATCAGATGCGTATCCAATGGATATCAACCGATTGGCTCAGCTGTAA